One Bos indicus isolate NIAB-ARS_2022 breed Sahiwal x Tharparkar chromosome 10, NIAB-ARS_B.indTharparkar_mat_pri_1.0, whole genome shotgun sequence DNA window includes the following coding sequences:
- the F2RL1 gene encoding proteinase-activated receptor 2: MRSPSAAWLLGGVLLLAASGSCNRTVPGNKSKGRSFIGNVDKSPVVTGRGVTVKPGFSVDEFSTSVLTGKLTTVFLPVVYTIVFVVGLPSNGMALWVFLFRTKKKHPAVIYMANLALADLLSVTWFPLKIAYHIHGNNWIYGESLCKVLIGFFYGNMYCSILFMTCLSVQRYWVIVNPMVHPKKQANIAIGVSLGIWLLILLLTIPLYVVKQTSYIRALNITTCHDVLPEEVLVGDMFNYFLSLAIGVFLFPAFLTASAYVLMIRTLQSSAMDESSGKKRRRAIKLIVTVLAMYLICFTPSNLLLVVHYFLIKTRGQSHVYALYIVALCLSTLNSCIDPFVYYFISQDFRDHAKNALLCRSVRTVKRMQVSLSSKKFSGKSSSYSSSSTSVKGSY, encoded by the coding sequence GAAACAAGTCTAAAGGAAGAAGCTTCATTGGTAACGTGGATAAGTCACCTGTGGTCACTGGCAGAGGCGTGACAGTGAAACCAGGCTTTTCCGTGGATGAGTTTTCTACCTCCGTCCTCACTGGAAAGCTGACTACTGTCTTTCTTCCAGTTGTCTACACGATCGTATTCGTGGTTGGTTTGCCAAGCAATGGCATGGCCCTGTGGGTCTTTCTTTTCCGAACAAAGAAGAAGCACCCCGCTGTGATTTACATGGCCAACCTGGCCTTGGCCGACCTCCTCTCGGTTACCTGGTTCCCTTTGAAGATCGCGTATCACATCCATGGCAACAACTGGATTTACGGGGAGTCTCTTTGCAAGGTGCTCATTGGCTTTTTCTACGGCAACATGTACTGCTCCATCCTCTTCATGACCTGCCTCAGCGTGCAGAGATACTGGGTTATCGTGAACCCCATGGTGCACCCCAAGAAGCAGGCAAACATTGCCATCGGCGTCTCTCTGGGAATATGGCTGCTCATTCTGCTGCTTACCATCCCCTTGTACGTCGTGAAGCAGACCTCCTATATCCGGGCCCTTAATATCACGACCTGTCACGACGTTTTGCCGGAGGAGGTGCTGGTGGGAGACATGTTCAATTACTTCCTGTCTCTGGCCATCGGAGTCTTTCTGTTCCCAGCTTTCCTCACGGCTTCAGCCTATGTGCTCATGATCCGGACCCTCCAGTCTTCTGCCATGGATGAGAGCTCAGGAAAGAAGAGGCGGAGGGCCATCAAGCTCATTGTCACCGTCCTGGCCATGTACCTGATCTGCTTCACTCCCAGTAACCTTCTGCTCGTGGTGCACTACTTCCTGATTAAGACCCGGGGCCAGAGTCACGTCTACGCCCTGTACATCGTGGCCCTCTGCCTCTCCACCCTCAACAGCTGCATCGACCCCTTTGTCTATTACTTCATTTCACAGGACTTCAGGGATCACGCCAAGAACGCCCTTCTCTGCCGGAGCGTCCGTACTGTAAAGCGGATGCAGGTATCCCTCTCGTCAAAGAAATTCTCGGGGAAATCCAGCTCTTACTCTTCAAGTTCAACCAGTGTCAAAGGCTCCTACTGA